One Setaria italica strain Yugu1 chromosome II, Setaria_italica_v2.0, whole genome shotgun sequence DNA segment encodes these proteins:
- the LOC101781561 gene encoding E3 ubiquitin-protein ligase RNF181 homolog, with translation MDWEDFCDWLDWGLLAILVAVAALITLLVAVYIAIKNVQVRFGRGNNGEPPPPSIEELLVSIPDVAYRELPPGPGEEDVDDDERDRDSCAICVTPYEAGDACSVLPGCAHMFHKPCVAKWFRKKNTCPLCRATVTAGQGNGNAAENMV, from the coding sequence ATGGACTGGGAAGACTTCTGCGACTGGCTCGACTGGGGCCTGCTCGCCATCCTCGTGGCGGTGGCAGCCCTCATCACGCTCCTCGTCGCTGTCTATATCGCGATCAAAAACGTCCAGGTCCGGTTCGGGCGCGGGAACAacggcgagccgccgccgccgtccatcgaGGAGCTGCTGGTGAGCATCCCGGACGTGGCGTACCGGGAGCTACCGCCTGGACCTGGGGAGGaggacgtcgacgacgacgagagggACAGGGACTCGTGCGCCATCTGCGTGACGCCCTACGAGGCCGGCGATGCCTGCAGCGTCCTCCCGGGCTGCGCCCACATGTTCCACAAGCCCTGCGTCGCCAAGTGGTTCCGTAAGAAGAACACCTGCCCGCTCTGCAGGGCGACGGTAACGGCAGGCCAGGGCAACGGCAACGCCGCGGAGAACATGGTGTAG
- the LOC101763725 gene encoding pentatricopeptide repeat-containing protein At1g52640, mitochondrial, with protein sequence MQSAARLLALASPRRLPPRSPRAHLLPRGLCSAPPGQPDPRHDPGPGPDPDPQLVGALCRVLSDFRGPRHDLRAALQGLAPRLTPAAAAAVLRRCRNLPVPSLRFFLFAAAAPGFVHLPDSLLVLAGSLAGARLFPLLRSLLSDLPRSALSRDLFPLLFRAYARAGLPDDATRAFSSMEGFGFPPTAADLHSLLFALSHNGLVEHAEAFFRDSATQFGLSAKAYTILISGWAVVTKPENARKLFDEMIERGIKPDVPAYNALIDALCRGGDAALAHEQLKDMQRSHGLVPDAATYGPFLRSACAAKDARAALRVLDRMHMHNLTPNVFTYNAVIRLLCELGEVDEAYNILNEMANNGEMPDIWSYNTLLNAHCKLKETNMDSEPSSQNPTDMTAFVQNLLGQMQTRFESMSQNIVSKIDEMGTKIDELEQSINDLKAEMGTEMPTKKPEEAKPADSA encoded by the exons ATGCAATCTGCCGCGAGGCTGCTCGCCCtggcctcccctcgccgcctcccgccgcgcaGCCCGCGCGCCCACCTCCTCCCGCGCGGCCTCTGCTCCGCGCCGCCCGGACAGCCGGATCCGCGCCACGACCCAGGCCCCGGCCCGGACCCGGACCCGCAGCTCGTCGGCGCGCTCTGCCGCGTCCTGAGCGACTTCCGCGGGCCGCGGCACGACCTCCGAGCCGCGCTCCAAGGCCTCGCGCCCCGCCTcacccccgcggcggcggccgccgtcctccgccgctgccgcaacCTGCCCGTGCCCTCGCTCCGGTTCTTCctcttcgccgccgcggcgccgggcttCGTCCACCTCCCGGACTcgctcctcgtcctcgccggcTCGCTCGCGGGCGCGCGGCTCTTCCCGCTGCTGCGCTCCCTGCTCTCCGACCTCCCGCGCTCCGCGCTCTCGCGGGACCTCTTCCCGCTGCTGTTCCGCGCGTACGCACGTGCCGGCCTCCCCGACGACGCCACCCGGGCTTTCTCTTCCATGGAGGGGTTCGGGTTCCCGCCAACAGCCGCCGATCTCCACTCGCTGCTCTTTGCGTTGTCGCATAATGGCCTGGTAGAGCATGCCGAGGCCTTCTTTAGGGATTCAGCGACACAGTTCGGTCTCTCGGCAAAAGCCTACACCATCCTCATCTCTGGCTGGGCTGTTGTCACGAAGCCAGAGAATGCCAGGAAGTTGTTTGATGAAATGATTGAGAGAGGCATCAAGCCTGATGTGCCCGCGTATAACGCGTTGATTGATGCCTTGTGCCGAGGAGGGGATGCTGCGCTTGCACATGAGCAGCTAAAAGATATGCAGCGCAGCCATGGGCTTGTCCCTGATGCCGCCACTTATGGCCCATTCCTTCGTTCTGCATGTGCAGCAAAGGATGCTCGTGCTGCTCTTCGTGTGCTAGATAGGATGCATATGCACAACCTGACACCAAATGTATTCACGTATAATGCTGTCATCCGGTTACTCTGCGAGTTGGGAGAGGTTGATGAGGCTTATAATATCCTGAATGAGATGGCAAACAATGGGGAAATGCCTGATATTTGGAGCTACAACACTCTTCTTAATGCACATTGCAAGCTGAAAGAG ACTAACATGGATTCAGAGCCCTCATCACAGAACCCAACAGATATGACTGCTTTT GTGCAAAACCTCCTTGGGCAGATG CAAACAAGGTTTGAGTCGATGTCGCAGAACATTGTGTCAAAAA TAGATGAGATGGGAACCAAGATCGACGAGCTGGAGCAGAGCATCAATGATCTCAAAGCTGAGATGGGCACTGAGATGCCTACCAAGAAGCCTGAGGAGGCAAAGCCTGCTGACTCTGCATAA
- the LOC101764797 gene encoding protein ALTERED XYLOGLUCAN 4, giving the protein MGASTPRHHLSSSSLPQPLLTKRIITFALYALIPLALLHYLISLPPPAHQTTSAAATSPSPPQGPKAAAVTEKAAAGAKRTRAAPRCDYSDGAWVRSAAAPLYNGTSCGGTIKARQNCEAHGRPDTGYLRWRWRPRGCALPPFDPAEFLRLVRGRHVAFVGDSLARNQCESLVCLLTSAFPAQLVRGAGGGDGDGDGDELRKFRRWAFPSHDATVSVFWSPFLVNGTEKVKSGAAGVEHNRLYLDQPDERWAAELPGIDVVVLSAGHWFLHSAMFYDRGAVVGCHHCPEPNRTETGFFGAFRLAVRGALREVVLRGARAQQQQQRERRRPKLAVVTTFSPAHFEGEWDSPTACARTEPYAPAERGVEYMDGEMLRAEVEEAAAAGADARARGAGVTVEAVQVTRMAALRADGHPGAYMHPFPFAGGARERVPNDCVHWCLPGPIDAWNEILLQVVKRWADAADADVDAESSAP; this is encoded by the coding sequence ATGGGCGCCTCCACTCCCCGCCACcatctcagcagctcgtccctCCCGCAACCCCTCCTCACCAAGCGGATCATCACCTTCGCGCTCTACGCCCTCATCCCCCTCGCCCTCCTCCACTAcctcatctccctccctcctcctgcccATCagaccacctccgccgccgccacctccccatcgccgccgcaggGGCCCAAAGCCGCCGCGGTTACCGAgaaggcggccgcgggcgccaaAAGGACGCGTGCGGCGCCGCGGTGCGACTACTCGGATGGGGCGTGGgtgcggagcgcggcggcgccgctgtaCAACGGGACGAGCTGCGGCGGGACGATCAAGGCCCGGCAGAACTGCGAGGCGCACGGGCGGCCGGACACGGGGTACCTCCGCTGGCGGTGGCGCCCGCGCGGGTGCGCGCTCCCGCCCTTCGACCCGGCCGAGTTCCTGCGCCTCGTCCGCGGCCGCCACGTCGCCTTCGTGGGCGACTCCCTGGCGCGGAACCAGTGCGAGTCCCTCGTCTGCCTGCTCACCTCCGCGTTCCCGGCCCAGCTggtgcgcggcgccggcggcggcgacggggacggcgacggcgacgagctccgCAAGTTCCGGCGCTGGGCGTTCCCGTCCCACGACGCCACGGTGTCGGTGTTCTGGTCGCCGTTCCTGGTGAACGGCACGGAGAAGGTCAAGTCGggagcggcgggggtggagCACAACCGGCTGTACCTGGACCAGCCCGACGAGCGTTGGGCGGCGGAGCTCCCCGGCATCGACGTGGTGGTGCTCTCCGCGGGGCACTGGTTCCTCCACTCGGCCATGTTCTACGACCGCGGCGCCGTGGTCGGTTGCCACCACTGCCCGGAGCCCAACCGCACGGAGACGGGCTTCTTCGGCGCGTTCCGCCTCGCCGTCCGCGGCGCGCTCCGCGAGGTCGTCCTCCGCGGCGCCAgggcccagcagcagcagcaacgggAACGCCGCCGGCCGAAGCTGGCGGTGGTGACGACGTTCTCGCCGGCGCACTTCGAGGGGGAGTGGGACAGCCCGACGGCGTGCGCGCGCACGGAGCCGTACGCGCCGGCGGAGCGGGGGGTGGAGTACATGGACGGCGAGATGCTGCGcgccgaggtggaggaggccgcggcggcgggcgcggacgCCAGGGCGCGCGGGGCAGGCGTGACGGTGGAGGCGGTGCAGGTGACGCGGATGGCGGCGCTGCGCGCGGACGGGCACCCGGGCGCGTACATGCACCCGTTCCCgttcgccggcggcgcgagAGAGCGCGTGCCCAACGACTGCGTGCACTGGTGCCTGCCCGGGCCCATCGACGCGTGGAACGAGATCCTGCTGCAGGTCGTCAAGCGCTgggccgacgccgccgacgccgacgtcgacgCCGAGTCCTCGGCGCCGTGA
- the LOC101765200 gene encoding protein ALTERED XYLOGLUCAN 4, producing the protein MVPGSTPMAMGASAPCPSHHFTSSSLLTKRTIAFALYALIPLALLHYLLTLPPPLPPPPTTDTPTSPSPSHQANASAAASPEPSAARCDYSDGEWVRTAAGPQYKGSSCGETIKAGQNCEAHGRPDTGYIYWRWRPRGCALPPFDPAAFLRAVRGRHVAFVGDSLARNQCESLVCLLSSAFPAQLVRGAGGGDGDGDGDELRKFRRWAFPSHNATVSVFWSPFLVNGTERPKTPPAAGGLYHNRIYFDQPDERWAAEVPGLDVVVLSAGQWYLNPALFYDRGAVIGCHRCPATEPNRNEMGFFGVFRLAVRNALHEVIARVASAPSSPARHRLAVVTTFSPAHFEGEWDSPTSCARTEPYARGEREPLYMDEEMLRAGVEEAAAAGADTTARGAGLAVEALQVTRLAAMRPDGHPGLYTRAFPLAGGARERMPNDCVHWCLPGPIDTWNEVLLQVVKRWADSVDAGAASAAPLN; encoded by the coding sequence ATGGTGCCTGGATCGACCCCCATGGCCATGGGCGCCTCCGCTCCCTGTCCTAGCCACCATTTCACGTCCTCTTCCCTCCTCACCAAGAGGACCATCGCCTTCGCGCTCTACGCCCTCATTCCCCTCGCTCTCCTCCACTACCTCCtcaccctccctccccctctcccccctcctcccACCACCGACACCCCCACCTCCCCATCGCCATCTCACCAGGCGAatgcttctgctgctgcatCACCGGAGCCTTCGGCCGCGCGGTGCGACTACTCGGACGGGGAGTGGGTGCGGACCGCGGCGGGCCCGCAGTACAAAGGGTCGAGCTGCGGCGAGACCATCAAGGCCGGGCAGAACTGCGAGGCGCACGGGCGCCCGGACACGGGGTACATCTACTGGCGGTGGCGCCCGCGCGGGTGCGCGCTGCCGCCGTTCGACCCGGCGGCGTTCCTGCGCGCGGTGCGCGGCCGGCACGTCGCCTTCGTGGGCGACTCGCTCGCACGGAACCAGTGCGAGTCCCTGGTCTGCCTGCTCAGCTCGGCGTTCCCCGCCCAGCTGGTgcgcggcgcgggaggcggcgacggggacggggacggcgacgagctccGCAAGTTCCGGCGCTGGGCGTTCCCGTCGCACAACGCGACGGTCTCGGTGTTCTGGTCCCCGTTCCTGGTGAACGGCACGGAGAGGCCCaagacgccgccggcggcgggcgggctgTACCACAACCGGATCTACTTCGACCAGCCCGACGagcggtgggcggcggaggtCCCGGGCCTCGACGTGGTGGTGCTCTCGGCGGGGCAGTGGTACCTGAACCCGGCCTTGTTCTACGACCGCGGCGCCGTCATCGGGTGCCACCGCTGCCCGGCCACGGAGCCCAACCGCAACGAGATGGGCTTCTTCGGCGTGTTCCGCCTCGCCGTCCGGAACGCGCTCCACGAGGTCATCGCCCGCGTCGCCTCCGCCCCCTCCTCGCCCGCCCGCCACCGGCTGGCCGTGGTGACGACGTTCTCGCCGGCGCACTTTGAAGGGGAATGGGACAGCCCGACCTCGTGCGCGCGCACCGAGCCGTACGCGCGCGGGGAGCGGGAGCCGCTGTACATGGACGAGGAGATGCTGCGCGCcggggtggaggaggccgcggcggcgggcgcggacaCGACGGCGCGCGGGGCGGGGCTGGCGGTGGAGGCGCTGCAGGTGACGCGGCTGGCGGCGATGCGCCCGGACGGGCACCCGGGCCTCTACACGCGGGCGTTtccgctcgccggcggcgcgagggagCGGATGCCCAACGACTGCGTGCACTGGTGCCTGCCCGGGCCCATCGACACGTGGAACGAGGTCCTGCTGCAGGTCGTCAAGCGGTGGGCCGACAgcgtcgacgccggcgcggcGTCGGCAGCGCCGTTAAACTAG
- the LOC101765606 gene encoding uncharacterized protein LOC101765606, producing MAQGTTPSTGGAAGGGCTSAPAVSTTPPGTPRASAPAVPPQPPSSVAVGYYYAVELYFDPALENQVLKAWNALARRQLGTRLIDAAARPHLALLHLPAAALPPPGTGAGGDPLIRLGPSLRALASRLDPLPLALSSLAALPASASSPNDNVLFLAPTPSAALLGLHAQLCELLRKDAGVEVPDAFRPDHWVPRCAVAVDVPRGRMAEAFCVLRELKLLPVSGYGMDIALVEVGAVVRELVSYPLGGSGGAGAD from the coding sequence ATGGCCCAAGGCACCACGCCCTCCACCGgcggggccgccggcggcggctgcaccTCGGCCCCCGCTGTCTCCACGACTCCCCCTGGCACCCCCcgcgcctccgcgccggccgtgccgccgcagccgccctcctccgtgGCGGTCGGGTACTACTACGCGGTGGAGCTCTACTTCGACCCGGCGCTCGAGAACCAGGTGCTCAAGGCGTGGAACGCGCTGGCGCGGCGGCAGCTCGGCACCCGCctcatcgacgccgccgcccgcccgcacctcgcgctgctccacctccccgccgccgcgctcccgccgcccgggaccggcgccggcggggacccGCTCATCCGCCTGGGTCCCTCGCTCCGGGCGCTCGCGTCCCGCCTCGACCCGCTCCCGCTCGCGCTCTCctcgctcgccgcgctccccgcGTCCGCATCCTCACCGAACGACAACGTGCTCTTCCTCGCGCCCACCCCCTCCGCGGCGCTGCTGGGCCTCCACGCGCAGCTCTGCGAGCTGCTGCGGAAGGACGCGGGCGTCGAGGTACCCGACGCGTTCCGGCCGGACCACTGGGTCCCGcgctgcgccgtcgccgtcgacgtgcCCCGCGGCCGCATGGCCGAGGCCTTCTGCGTTCTCCGAGAGCTCAAGCTGCTCCCCGTCTCCGGGTACGGGATGGACATCGCGCTGGTAGAGGTAGGGGCCGTGGTTAGGGAGCTCGTCTCCTACCCGCTCGGCGGCAGTGGTGGCGCTGGAGCCGACTGA